CTGTTCGGAAGGTCTTAGAAGAGGAATTCCCCGACTGGAGAGAAAAACCTGATGATGAATTCGTCTTCGTGAGTGAGAGCAACCGCAACCGTGGAAAGGTCTGGAGTCGTCAGTATGTGTGGGCTTTCCTGAATGAGTACGCAAAGCGAGCAGGCTGGAAAGAGCCAGTAGGAACACATACAATGCGAAAAACATGGGGCTATCACGCTTATCAGGCGGGCTATCCTCTTGAACTGATTCAGAAGGTTTTGAATCATTCCTCTCCTGCTATCACGCTTCGCTATATCGGCATAACGAGGGAACAGATTTTCAACGCTTATATGGCTTTGTCCCTGTAAAGGAGTGATAGGATGAAGGAATTCCTGACAAGAAAGGACATCATGGAGCTTTTCAATATCTCCAGGTCAACGGTAATTCGCATGGAAAAACGTGGAGAGCTCAAGCCCATTCGGATATCTCCACGAAAGATTGTCTATCGACGTGAGGATATTGAAGAACTTTTGCAAAGCAAGATGAAAGGGGCGAAAGAATGAGGAAGATAAGCACCGAAACGCTTTTGAGGAGAGTTCAACACGAACTGAACGTAATTCGAAAATTGAACCCTGAAGAGGTCGATCCGAAGATTTTCAAGCTCTATCTCGAGAAGGCTAGGGTGATGGGGTATCTTGCGAGTGTGCTAAGTCAGATCATCGAAAAACATGATCTTGAGAAACGCATTGAAAGGCTTGAGACGATACTTGAGGAAAGGAGCGAGGTGAGATGAAGGGAAGAATCAGACGGATTGAAAAGAAGCTTTCCCAGAATCGAGAAACGAAGGTTGTTGTTATAGAAAGAAATTGGGATAGTCAGAAGGAACGATCCCATTACTTCGCTTCGCTCGAAGATACAACCTTGGAATTTCCAACGAAGGATGAGATGGAGAGATACTTCGACGAGCTTGGAAAAAAGCAAAACTGCGAGTATCAGCTCATCATCATCGACCTTGTGGATACTCCCCAAAACGCACTTGAAAAGTAGTACTCGGCAGGACTGAACGAAAACACCATAACACGGTGGATTGAAATTCACTACAACGAAGACTGGAAAGAGCATTACACTCGTGAAGAGATCGAGAAGATAAGGAAAGAAATTCGCAGGAAATGGGGCAAAGAAAAAGCATCGAACAAAGCATGTGAGGAGTGAAAGAGGCTTCAGGGTGGGGGGGATTGATGAAAAAGGGAGCTCAGTGATGTGTAACGCTTCTTGAAAGTTTGTAACGCTTGTAACGGGGAGGAGAGAAGTCGAGAAGATTTTGAAAGACATGGGCTTTGACGCTAAACGGGTACCGTTGTCAGGTAGATCAGACAGACGCCAATGGCTTGTATGCATGCCCGTCAACGTGCTGAGAGAATTTCTCAAGTTAAGGGAGGGAAGAGCATGAAGCAAAAAGAGAAAAAGCCTGCCCCTGTGAGTGAGGCAGGCTTGTTGGAGGAAATCCTCAACCGTCTGGACGATGTTAAGGAATATCCCCGCGGGTACCGTGCCCGCTGTCCAAAGAAATCATATCACAAACATGGTGACGCCAATCCCAGCTTCTGGATTGCCAAAACAGGTGTATTCAAATGCTTAAAGCCTGGCTGTCCTCTCCATGAAGGTGGACACATCCGCTATTTAGCAGAGGAGTTAGGCATTGAGGTCAGGGACGAAGAAAGCCCGAGAGATGAGGGATTACACAGGAAAGCCATTGAGTACATCTCTAAAAGGCTTGGGTTTGACAATGAAGCGGAAGCAAGAAAATTCATGAGACGCTTTAATATCAAGCCTGCACGATTTCAAGGCATGGAAGGGGTCATGATTGACCTCCTCAATGGAGTGAAAAAATTCAGGTCATTTGAAGGAAAAGAATACCGTGCAATAGGAAAAAGTGATGAGGTTCCCTTTTCTACCTTGATAGATGTCGCTGATCCTTCAAAGCACATGTCGGTTGTCGTAACTGAGGGAACTTTTGACGCTTTAACTTTCTGGCGATTAGGAATACCTGCCATCAGTACAGAGGGAGGACATTATTCGCCTCAGAAGGTAGTTGAATGGGTAGTGCAGAACCATCTTGTTGCACATCTGGCATTTGACAACGATGAAGCTGGAAGAGAGTACCTCAAAAAGTGCATAAAAGAGTTTTCGAGCAAAGGCGAATCGTGTTATATTTTGCCGATTCCTGAAAACTACAAAGACGTCAACGAGGCTTTTATGGAACTCGGAACAGAATGGCTAAAGGAAGCAGTTGCGAATCGAATGCACTTCATAGAATGGGTAGCATCTGAACACCAGCACCTTTTGAGGAAGTTCGAAGAGTCTGGCGATCCCATATACCGTCTCATGTTCGTTAAGCGACTGCTGTACTACTATCAACGTTGTAGAGATCCACACACCTATGACGCAATTGTTGAAGTCTTCAGTCGGTACGGCATTTCTCTCGATCTCTTTGACGAAGTTCTTGAACAAATAGAACTGGCACGGATAGACGAGGAAAAACGAACGCAAGTAATTTCCAAAATGAAGGAAACCATCCAGCGAATTGAGGAAGGCTATCCACTTGACCAAGAACTTGAAACCCTGAAAGCTTCTTTAGCAAATTACAAGACAGTGGAGATACGGACGATAGATCAAAATCCCGGCTTGATTGATTTTGAAGAAGATCAGCCTATTTATTTGCCGTTGTTGCCTGAAATTCGACTGTACCCTTCCGATATCCTTCTGATCTCCTCACCTACAAAAAGCGGAAAAACAACCTTAGCCCTCAATCTGGCGAAGGAGTTACTTGATCAGGATTACAAAGTGCTTTTTGTCACGTATGAACTCCTTGCCAAGCAAATCATGAACTTCTTTACCGGCGTAGTGAAAGGAAAACGCTTTTCAGAAGTAACGAACAAAGACAGAAGAGAAATAGCAGAGTTATACGCCGGTAAATTCGCCATTGAGGAAGGGCTTACAATTGAGGAAATCTCTGCATATGTGAGAGCCTGGCAACCTTCCGCCTTCATTATTGACTACGACCAACTTATCCGCACTACTGGACGTTTCGAGAGTGAAGAAAGACGAGTTAGTTTTATCGTTCAGACTCTAAAAAGCTTAGCCCTAGACACCCAAAGCCTTTGTGTCCTTCTCTCACAAGAAAATGAAGAGGGACAAGCAAGATGGAGCAGAGAAAAGGAATTCTTTGCAAGTGTACACCTGCATTTAGAAAAGCAAGACGATATTATTGCCTGCGAAGTCAAACTGAACCGCTACGGAAAAGCCGGCATAAAGATCAATCTACAAGTTGATTGGAGCACTCGCCAGGTGACTCCTCTTCACAAGGAGGTGCCTCTATGAAACTCCAAGACGTGAAAAGAGAAATCAAAAACGGCAGAGTTGTCAAAATCACGGAAAATGAGGATTTTCAGTACCTTGCTACCTACGGCACTTTTGCCAAATACACTCAAAATGATACACTCAAAGAAGTTTTAGCTTCTCACTTAAAAAACCAGAGTGATCGAATTGTAACTTTGGAAGAATTCGGCAGTGAAGTAAGAAAAGCCCTACAGTTACCTAAGTTTGACTTGGGTTTAAGGATACTGCATTCTGATGATGCACCTAAGTCTTACGCATATCTTATTAAATTCTTCAGCATCTCAATCCACCCTGCTTCAAAATCCCAACCCGCAAACGTCCATTCTACACCTTCCCCAATCGTGGAACTACATATACCTGCAGATAAAATCGCTGCGATCAAGGTTGATGATGAACTTTGGAATGATACTCTAGAGACCGTCAAAAAATACCTGCTCGATCTAATTGATCAAGACCCTTATGATCTCTCACTTCTCTTTTGGCTCTGGCGGTTCGGAATCATAGACGAAAAAAAACTTCCCGTAGAAAACAAAAGGAAAGAACTTTTTCATCAGTACCTCGATGAGTACTGGAAAGAATTCGCCCCAAGTGATTCCTCTATCAAAATCGACCTTATCACCCGCATGTTGCAATTCAGAAAACTCAGGTATCGAGTCCAGCACGATACTATAAAGATCGCTGTAAGTGGACGAAAAAAACCAGAAGACACGTGGGTTGAACTTTTAAAAGATGGGCACGTGGTAAATGTTCAGTACTACCTTGGCAAACAGGAAAAGAAGCCTTTGGGACTTTACCACTACATTGCCCTTTTTGATCTGATTCTTCGCATGATTCGAACAGGGGAGATTAAAGGACGATTATTTGGAGTTGCAAAGTCCAATCAAAAGCTTCCGAAAGGTTCTCTAAACGTGCCGATCATCACAAATGAATTGATCAGAGAAAAACTTGGCGTAAATGACTACGAAGCTACGAGAATTAAAAATGCGATTTACGACCTTTCAAAGCTGGTTATTGCCTTCACCACAAAAGATGGCACAAAGAAAGGGATTTACCCGTTGGTACCCCGCTACTTCGAGTATGTAGGCGAGGAAACTGATGAAAACTGTGTGGACTACTTCGAACTTGATTCAATCTTCCTGTATAATGGAAAGAACTTTGTCCCGATGATCCCTAACTCTTTTGTGCGATTGCATAACCTTTCAACCTCTTCCCGTTCCAAAGAATTCATAACAAACGTTTTTCTGTACCTTCTTCAAACCCGAAACTTCAAAAGCAATAAATGCTTTA
This region of Thermotoga sp. genomic DNA includes:
- a CDS encoding site-specific integrase, with translation MMEVQPIRDRKVIERMKELMSVDGRSKELLLFTLGINSALRVSDILRLRWGDLKGETIRIKEKKTGKWKEFPITPSVRKVLEEEFPDWREKPDDEFVFVSESNRNRGKVWSRQYVWAFLNEYAKRAGWKEPVGTHTMRKTWGYHAYQAGYPLELIQKVLNHSSPAITLRYIGITREQIFNAYMALSL
- a CDS encoding helix-turn-helix domain-containing protein, coding for MKEFLTRKDIMELFNISRSTVIRMEKRGELKPIRISPRKIVYRREDIEELLQSKMKGAKE
- a CDS encoding toprim domain-containing protein, with product MKQKEKKPAPVSEAGLLEEILNRLDDVKEYPRGYRARCPKKSYHKHGDANPSFWIAKTGVFKCLKPGCPLHEGGHIRYLAEELGIEVRDEESPRDEGLHRKAIEYISKRLGFDNEAEARKFMRRFNIKPARFQGMEGVMIDLLNGVKKFRSFEGKEYRAIGKSDEVPFSTLIDVADPSKHMSVVVTEGTFDALTFWRLGIPAISTEGGHYSPQKVVEWVVQNHLVAHLAFDNDEAGREYLKKCIKEFSSKGESCYILPIPENYKDVNEAFMELGTEWLKEAVANRMHFIEWVASEHQHLLRKFEESGDPIYRLMFVKRLLYYYQRCRDPHTYDAIVEVFSRYGISLDLFDEVLEQIELARIDEEKRTQVISKMKETIQRIEEGYPLDQELETLKASLANYKTVEIRTIDQNPGLIDFEEDQPIYLPLLPEIRLYPSDILLISSPTKSGKTTLALNLAKELLDQDYKVLFVTYELLAKQIMNFFTGVVKGKRFSEVTNKDRREIAELYAGKFAIEEGLTIEEISAYVRAWQPSAFIIDYDQLIRTTGRFESEERRVSFIVQTLKSLALDTQSLCVLLSQENEEGQARWSREKEFFASVHLHLEKQDDIIACEVKLNRYGKAGIKINLQVDWSTRQVTPLHKEVPL